A DNA window from Hordeum vulgare subsp. vulgare chromosome 1H, MorexV3_pseudomolecules_assembly, whole genome shotgun sequence contains the following coding sequences:
- the LOC123449823 gene encoding calcium-transporting ATPase 4, endoplasmic reticulum-type-like, whose product MGEAGHDAPAAVKEGFPAWARSVEECEKRFGTDRERGLTSGEAAARLRAHGPNELLEHPGPSVLQLVAQQFEDTLVRILLAAAAVSFALALSSSAGALTLSAFVEPLVIFLILVVNAAVGVWQETNAEKALEALRQIQSDHAAVLRDGEWAPALPARDLVPGDVVMLRVGDKVPADMRVLRLVSSTLRVEQGSLTGETNSVNKTAHAVPAEDADIQAKECMVFAGTTVVNGSAVCLVVHTGMATEIGKIHSQIHEASQEDDDTPLKKKLNEFGEALTKIIGLICILVWLINVKYFLTFELDGWVPRNIRFSFEKCTYYFEIAVALAVAAIPEGLPAVITTCLALGTRKMAAKNALVRKLPSVETLGCTTVICSDKTGTLTTNQMSVSKLVAIGDAPGKVRSFKVDGTSYDPRDGKIYDWPAGRMDANLEMIAKVAAVCNDASVSHSSNQYVSTGMPTEAALKVLVEKMGVPEGKNGLSVDPSTLGCCRWWSNAAKRIATLEFDRMRKSMGIIATSKSGGNTLLVKGAVETLLERSSHIQLQDGSVVPLDEKSRKAVLASLHELSTKALRCLGFAYKEDLGEFATYDGEYHPAHKLLLDPANYAAIETDLIFVGLAGLRDPPREEVFDAIEDCRAAGIRVMVITGDNKETAEAICHEIGVFSPDEDITLKSFTGREFMALEDKKTLLRRKGGLLFSRAEPRHKQEIVRLLKEDGEVVAMTGDGVNDAPALKLADIGIAMGITGTEVAKEASDMVLADDNFSTIVAAVGEGRSIYNNMKAFIRYMISSNIGEVACIFLTSALGIPEGLIPVQLLWVNLVTDGPPATALGFNPPDKDIMKKPPRRSDDSLITPWILFRYLVIGLYVGVATVGIFVIWYTHGSFMGIDLTGDGHTLVSYSQLSNWGQCSTWDNFTVAPFTAGARTFTFDDNPCDYFQAGKVKATTLSLSVLVAIEMFNSLNALSEDTSLLRMPPWVNPWLLLAMSVSFGLHFLILYVPFLAQVFGIVPLSLNEWLLVLLVALPVVLIDEVLKFVGRCMTASGPKRRLKKQKGE is encoded by the exons ATGGGCGAGGCCGGCCACGACGCGCCGGCGGCGGTGAAGGAGGGGTTCCCGGCGTGGGCGCGGAGCGTGGAGGAGTGCGAGAAGCGGTTCGGGACGGACCGTGAGCGCGGGCTGACGtccggcgaggcggcggcgcggctgcGCGCGCACGGGCCCAACGAGCTGCTGGAGCACCCGGGGCCGTCGGTGCTGCAGCTCGTGGCGCAGCAGTTCGAGGACACGCTGGTGCGCATCCTGCTGGCGGCCGCCGCCGTCTCCTTCGCGCTCGCGCTCTCGTCGTCGGCCGGCGCGCTCACGCTCTCGGCCTTCGTCGAGCCGCTCGTCAtcttcctcatcctcgtcgtcaacgCCGCCGTCGGGGTCTGGCAGGAGACCAACGCCGAGAAGGCGCTCGAGGCGCTGCGCCAGATCCagtccgaccacgccgccgtgctgcggGACGGCGAGTGGGCGCCCGCCCTCCCCGCGCGCGACCTCGTCCCGGGCGACGTCGTCATGCTCCGCGTCGGGGACAAGGTCCCCGCCGACATGCGCGTCCTCAGGCTCGTCTCGTCGACCCTCCGGGTCGAGCAGGGGTCGCTCACCGGCGAGACCAACTCCGTCAACAAGACGGCCCACGCCGTGCCCGCCGAGGACGCCGACATCCAGGCCAAGGAGTGCATGGTGTTCGCGGGCACCACCGTCGTCAATGGCAGCGCCGTCTGCCTCGTCGTGCACACCGGGATGGCCACCGAGATCGGCAAGATCCACTCGCAGATCCACGAGGCCTCGCAGGAGGACGACGACACCCCGCTCAAGAAGAAGCTCAACGAGTTCGGCGAGGCGCTCACCAAGATCATCGGCCTCATATGCATCCTCGTGTGGCTCATCAACGTCAAGTACTTCTTGACCTTCGAGCTCGACGGATGGGTGCCCAGGAACATACGCTTCTCCTTCGAGAAGTGCACATACTACTTTGAGATCGCCGTGgcgcttgccgtcgccgccatACCCGAAGGATTGCCTGCCGTGATCACCACCTGCCTCGCCCTGGGCACCAGGAAGATGGCCGCCAAGAATGCACTTGTCAGGAAGCTGCCCAGTGTGGAGACTCTGGGCTGCACCACCGTGATCTGCTCCGACAAGACCGGGACGCTGACCACCAACCAGATGTCTGTCTCAAAGCTTGTTGCCATCGGTGATGCCCCAGGGAAAGTGAGGAGCTTCAAGGTGGACGGCACGTCGTATGATCCACGTGATGGCAAAATTTACGACTGGCCTGCAGGGAGGATGGATGCAAATCTTGAGATGATCGCAAAGGTTGCCGCTGTGTGCAATGATGCCAGCGTCTCACATTCTTCAAACCAGTATGTTTCCACCGGAATGCCGACCGAGGCCGCTTTAAAG GTCCTGGTGGAGAAAATGGGTGTACCTGAAGGAAAGAATGGCCTGTCGGTGGATCCGTCGACATTAG GCTGCTGCCGATGGTGGAGCAATGCTGCCAAAAGGATCGCCACGCTCGAGTTCGACCGTATGAGGAAATCAATGGGAATCATCGCTACCTCCAAATCAGGAGGCAACACTTTACTTGTTAAG GGAGCTGTTGAAACCTTGCTGGAGAGGAGTAGCCATATTCAGCTCCAGGATGGTTCAGTTGTGCCTTTAGACGAGAAATCAAGAAAAGCCGTTTTGGCAAGTCTCCATGAATTGTCAACAAAAGCTCTGCGGTGCCTCGGATTTGCATACAAGGAGGATCTCGGTGAATTTGCAACATATGATGGCGAATACCACCCTGCTCACAAGCTTTTGCTGGATCCAGCCAATTACGCGGCAATTGAAACTGACCTGATATTTGTTGGTCTTGCTGGCCTAAGG GATCCTCCGAGGGAAGAGGTCTTCGATGCTATTGAGGACTGCAGAGCTGCGGGCATCCGTGTTATGGTGATTACAGGAGACAACAAAGAAACTGCTGAAGCGATATGCCATGAAATTGGTGTATTTTCACCTGATGAAGACATTACCTTGAAGAGCTTTACGGGGAGGGAGTTCATGGCACTTGAGGATAAGAAGACATTGCTGCGAAGGAAAGGTGGCCTTCTGTTCTCTAGAGCAGAGCCTAGGCACAAGCAAGAGATCGTGAGGCTGTTAAAAGAAGATGGTGAAGTTGTTGCTATGACTGGAGATGGAGTAAATGATGCCCCTGCTCTAAAACTTGCTGACATTGGTATAGCAATGGGTATTACCGGCACTGAG GTTGCCAAAGAGGCTTCTGACATGGTACTAGCTGACGACAATTTCAGTACCATAGTTGCTGCAGTTGGTGAAGGAAGATCTATTTACAACAACATGAAAGCTTTCATAAG ATACATGATTTCTTCAAACATTGGTGAAGTTGCCTGTATCTTCCTTACCTCTGCTTTGGGTATTCCTGAGGGGTTGATACCTGTTCAGCTTCTATGGGTAAATCTTGTCACTGACGGCCCCCCTGCAACTGCTTTGGGTTTCAACCCACCTGACAAGGACATTATGAAGAAACCACCAAGGAGGAGCGACGACTCACTGATCACTCCCTGGATTCTGTTCCGTTACCTG GTCATTGGCCTTTACGTGGGGGTTGCAACCGTTGGTATCTTTGTGATCTGGTACACCCATGGATCTTTCATGGGTATTGATCTCACTGGAGACGGCCACACACTTGTCAGCTACTCACAGCTCTCAAACTGGGGCCAGTGTTCTACCTGGGATAACTTCACAGTTGCACCCTTCACTGCTGGTGCTAGAACTTTCACCTTCGACGACAACCCCTGCGACTACTTCCAGGCCGGCAAAGTGAAGGCGACGACGCTCTCTCTGTCCGTGCTCGTGGCGATTGAGATGTTCAACTCTCTCAACGCCCTCTCTGAGGACACGAGCCTGCTGAGGATGCCTCCGTGGGTCAACCCGTGGCTGCTCCTGGCCATGTCGGTGTCGTTCGGGCTGCACTTCCTCATCCTCTACGTGCCGTTCCTCGCACAGGTGTTCGGCATCGTGCCGCTCAGCCTGAACGAGTGGCTCCTGGTGCTCCTTGTCGCGCTCCCCGTGGTGCTCATCGACGAGGTCCTCAAGTTCGTGGGCAGGTGCATGACCGCTTCAGGCCCCAAGCGACGCTTAAAAAAGCAGAAGGGCGAGTGA